A single Anopheles funestus chromosome 2RL, idAnoFuneDA-416_04, whole genome shotgun sequence DNA region contains:
- the LOC125761703 gene encoding uncharacterized protein LOC125761703 isoform X1, with the protein MYSKKIRKSGAFYRTRDRRREMFDQKWRDEHGETSGENMQTSGSANETNYPDLTANEGNDAVGTVASNMDPEQSYSSNDDSNVEEELDIEERSFEDKLRIWALLTNQTHRALNSLLKILRDELDSTDVPKDARTLLKTPTNITADDSALKVTNIQGGQLWYQGIDCCLQQHYSEATPNLQTLKLDFFMDGIPLHKSGPTEFWPILMKVFGESSEDVLVVAVYCGDTKPQSVEEYLRTFVNELNNLQENGIMVNGRRYEIMLRAIIADTPARVFIKGVKSFNSSSGCLKCTVKVIKDRETKRSYYDGINGQPRTDELFKAKHYKTHIKNDTPLTDLHNCDIIKSIIIADDLHLFHYGAIRKLLKGFTQGNFGNEPKLTFKHRNEISSFLRMLKLPCEIPRKMRGLNLLKIWKASEFQSFLLYASVEVLKGRITDRAYNHFMLLFCAATFFSSHVYENYWEYAGRLLDLFVEDFPEVYDKTLLSSNIHNLHHVYEDVREFGPLPTISSYIYEGHLQNMKRVTRSKKKCLEQIRNRIKELCYLNSAKKKPNSKFPFIKIKGNNTVMHINRNFILRNDQRNQWFMTKDNSIFLYSSAIETSTGILIQAKKIDSKSISFSQPCPSSYLNIYDANMVDLSNVFITIPVSDVKCKLAAIPKTMTNIMDNISYKFIPVYNTFLNT; encoded by the exons ATGTATTCAAAAAAGATACGAAAATCGGGTGCGTTTTATCGAACCCGCGATAGAAGACGCGAAATGTTTGACCAAAAGTGGCGAGATGAGCATGGAGAAACAAGCGGTGAAAACATGCAAACAAGTG GTTCAGCCAACGAAACCAATTATCCAGACCTTACGGCAAATGAAGGCAACGATGCTGTGGGAACTGTAGCCAGTAACATGGATCCAGAGCAATCTTATTCAAGTAACGATGATTCTAACGTAGAGGAGGAGTTAGACATAGAAGAAAGAAGTTTCGAAGACAAACTACGTATTTGGGCACTTTTGACTAACCAAACTCATCGGGCGTTAAACTCattattgaaaatattacgTGATGAACTAGACAGTACCGATGTACCTAAGGATGCTCGAACATTATTAAAAACCCCGACCAACATCACAGCAGATGATTCAGCCCTGAAAGTAACAAATATTCAGGGAGGTCAACTTTGGTATCAAGGCATTGATTGTTGTTTGCAGCAGCACTACAG tgaaGCAACGCCGAATTTACAAACTTTAAAGCTAGATTTCTTTATGGATGGAATCCCACTCCATAAGAGTGGGCCAACTGAGTTTTGGCCGATACTCATGAAAGTGTTTGGTGAATCTAGTGAAGATGTGCTGGTCGTTGCAGTATATTGTGGAGATACGAAACCACAGTCCGTGGAGGAGTACCTAAGAACATTTGTAAATGAGCTGAACAACTTGCAGGAGAACGGCATAATGGTTAACGGCCGCAGATATGAAATAATGTTGCGAGCAATCATTGCAGATACTCCGGCTCGTGTATTTATTAAAG gtGTCAAATCATTCAACTCGTCTAGTGGCTGTTTGAAATGCACTGTAAAGGTCATAAAAGATCGGGAAACGAAACGATCCTACTATGATGGAATTAACGGACAGCCTCGAACAGATGAGCTATTCAAAGCGAAGCATTATAAAACTCACATAAAAAATGACACACCTCTTACCGATCTGCATAACTGTGATATAATTAAAAGTATAATTATTGCTGACGATCTACATCTATTTCATTACGGAGCTATAAGAAAACTATTGAAAGGTTTTACGCAGGGTAATTTTGGAAATGAGCCTAAGCTTACTTTCAAACATCGTAACgagatttcttcttttttacgaATGCTAAAATTACCATGTGAGATTCCTCGCAAAATGCGAGGcctaaatttgttaaaaatatggAAAGCTTCTGAATTTCAAAGCTTTCTTCTCTACGCTAGTGTGGAAGTTCTTAAAGGGCGAATAACTGATAGAGCTTATAATCATTTTATGTTACTGTTTTGTGccgcaacttttttttcatctcatgTCTACGAAAATTATTGGGAATATGCAGGAAGACTCTTAGATCTGTTTGTAGAAGATTTCCCGGAAGTATATGATAAAACGCTTTTATCTAGCAATATACATAACCTGCATCATGTGTATGAAGATGTTCGTGAATTTGGACCTTTGCCTACAATATCATCTTACATTTATGAAGGTCATCTACAAAACATGAAACGAGTTACgcgcagtaaaaaaaaatgtttagaacAAATAAGAAATAGAATCAAGGAACtatgttatttaaattcagcaaagaaaaaaccaaactcaaaatttccttttatcAAGATAAAAGGCAATAATACCGTGATGCATATAAATCGAAATTTTATACTCAGAAATGATCAGAGAAACCAATGGTTTATGACGAAAGATAATTCTATTTTTCTATATAGTTCAGCGATAGAAACTTCCACGGGCATACTtattcaagcaaaaaaaattgattctaAAAGTATTAGTTTCTCCCAACCATGTCCTTCAtcctatttaaatatttatgatgcaAATATGGTAGATCtttctaatgtttttattacaatcCCCGTTTCGGATGTGAAATGCAAACTAGCTGCCATACCGAAAACAATGACTAACATAATGGATAACATCTCATATAAGTTTATTCCTGTATATAATACATTTTTGAACACATGA
- the LOC125761703 gene encoding uncharacterized protein LOC125761703 isoform X2: MYSKKIRKSGAFYRTRDRRREMFDQKWRDEHGETSGENMQTSGSANETNYPDLTANEGNDAVGTVASNMDPEQSYSSNDDSNVEEELDIEERSFEDKLRIWALLTNQTHRALNSLLKILRDELDSTDVPKDARTLLKTPTNITADDSALKVTNIQGGQLWYQGIDCCLQQHYSEATPNLQTLKLDFFMDGIPLHKSGPTEFWPILMKVFGESSEDVLVVAVYCGDTKPQSVEEYLRTFVNELNNLQENGIMVNGRRYEIMLRAIIADTPARVFIKGKI; the protein is encoded by the exons ATGTATTCAAAAAAGATACGAAAATCGGGTGCGTTTTATCGAACCCGCGATAGAAGACGCGAAATGTTTGACCAAAAGTGGCGAGATGAGCATGGAGAAACAAGCGGTGAAAACATGCAAACAAGTG GTTCAGCCAACGAAACCAATTATCCAGACCTTACGGCAAATGAAGGCAACGATGCTGTGGGAACTGTAGCCAGTAACATGGATCCAGAGCAATCTTATTCAAGTAACGATGATTCTAACGTAGAGGAGGAGTTAGACATAGAAGAAAGAAGTTTCGAAGACAAACTACGTATTTGGGCACTTTTGACTAACCAAACTCATCGGGCGTTAAACTCattattgaaaatattacgTGATGAACTAGACAGTACCGATGTACCTAAGGATGCTCGAACATTATTAAAAACCCCGACCAACATCACAGCAGATGATTCAGCCCTGAAAGTAACAAATATTCAGGGAGGTCAACTTTGGTATCAAGGCATTGATTGTTGTTTGCAGCAGCACTACAG tgaaGCAACGCCGAATTTACAAACTTTAAAGCTAGATTTCTTTATGGATGGAATCCCACTCCATAAGAGTGGGCCAACTGAGTTTTGGCCGATACTCATGAAAGTGTTTGGTGAATCTAGTGAAGATGTGCTGGTCGTTGCAGTATATTGTGGAGATACGAAACCACAGTCCGTGGAGGAGTACCTAAGAACATTTGTAAATGAGCTGAACAACTTGCAGGAGAACGGCATAATGGTTAACGGCCGCAGATATGAAATAATGTTGCGAGCAATCATTGCAGATACTCCGGCTCGTGTATTTATTAAAGGTAAGATATAA